In Muribaculum gordoncarteri, the genomic window AGCAGATTGGCGGTCTGCATGATGTCCATCGTCTTACCTTCGGCAAGACCCTGCTTGATGTCGATGAGTACGACTTCGTCAGCTACGTTGTTAGTTACAAGAACATTAGCACAAGTGGCGCCTACGTTTCCTGCGCCTACTACGGTTACCTTTGACATAATTATCTTGATTTATTTGGTTAAAGTAATTGTCATTCGTTTTATATAATTTCCGGTAATACAAAATTAGTGAATAATTCGATAAGGACGAACTATTAACTTAAATTTATGTCGATTGTAAATTAAAATGTCTGATTAGAGCTCAATTTCGCCAAGGCCTTGTCTGATTATTTCAGGATTTGAGCTGTCGGTGATGTCTATAACGGTCGACGGCTCGGTGCCTCCTTCACCTCCGTCGATTACGATATCCACAGTGTCGGAGTATCGCATCGCTATGGACTCGGGATTGATTGCTTCATCCTCGGTGTCCCATTGTATGGAAGTGGTAAGCAATGGCGAGTCCATGCGCATGGCTATTTCTCGGGCTATGGCGTTGTCGGGGATTCTCACACCTACGGTCTTTCGTCCTTTGAACACTTTGGGAAGTGTAGTGGAAGCCGGAAGCAGGAAGGTGAAAGGGCCGGGCAGATTGTCCTTCATGATTCGGAATGCGCGATTGTCGATGCGGGCATATTCGGCCGATTGCGATATATCGTGACAGATAATCGACAGGTTGGTCTTGGCCGGATTTATTCCTTTTATGCGGCATATACGCTCAATAGCCTGATTGTTGAGCGCATTGCAGCCTATCGCATATAGCGAGTCGGTGGGGTATATTATAATACCGCCGTCGCGAAGGGTGTTGATCACGAGCTCCATGTATTTTTCATTGATGCTCGTCGGATACATTGGAAGGATTGTCATGTCTATGTCCGGTTATGCCAGCACCCCCATAGTGCTGACAAAGGCAAATTTAGCAACACTTTTCCAATAATCCAAATAGAAAATACAACACCGCCGCTACGGCATTGACTCGGTAGCGGCGGTGTCGGTGTTGTTACTGTTGTTGTCAGATGGTGTTGAGCATCTCCTTAACGGCGGTTTCAAGTTGTGTGTCACCTCCTTGAAGCTGAACTTCAGGAGTGTTGTAAACCTTGATGTCGGGTTGTAGTTCGTGATTTTCAAGATAGTTTCCGTCCATATCCTTGCATCCTACTTGAGGGATGCCGAATACCAGCGATGGATCTATCTGCGTTTCCCACCACACTGCTGTCATTGTACCGGGAACGGGTGTGCCGATGAGCTTGCCTATGCCGAGTGTCTTGTAGACCCATGGGAAGCCGTGGGCATTGGAGTAGTTGTCCTCACACACGAGCACACATGACGGCTTGAGCCACTTGGTGAACGGGTCGCTGCCGATGTAGTTGTTGCGGGGAGTGTAACGTGCATACTCCTTGCCGTTGAGCAGTGTCGCGAGGTCGTCGTGCAGCCAGCCTCCACCGTTATGACGGGTGTCTACAATAACTGCGTCGCAGTTGCGATAACGGCCGAGAAGATCCGAGAACACGGTGCGGAAACTCGGGCTGTCCATGCCCTTGACATGTACATATCCCACCTTGCCTCCTGAAAGTTGTTCGACACGCTTGCGGTTTTTCTCAACCCAGCGTTTGTAGAGCAGGTCGCTTTGTGTACCGTAGCTGATGGGCTTTACCTTCTCCTCAAATCTCTTGCCTGTCGAGGGGTCGAGCACTGTCAGCATTACGTTTTTGCCTGCTTTGCCTGCGAGCATGGGGTAGTAATCCTTGCCGCGTTCGATTGTCTTTCCGTTGATTTTCTCGATTATGCAGCCTTCGGTTATCTTGTTGTCGGCCTTTGTCAACGGACCCTGTGCTATTATTTGTGCTATCTTCAGGCCGTCGCCGTCGTAGTTTTCGTCGTAGAAAGCTCCGAGTGAAGCTGTTGCGGGTGCCGATGTGGGGGCGTGGTAGCTTGCGCCGGTGTGTGAACCGTTAAGTTCGCCGAGCATCTCCGACAGCATGTCACGGAAGTCGTAGTTGTTGTTGATGTAGGGCAGGTATTTTCTGTAGTCCTCGCGGAATGAAGCCCAGTCTATGCCGTGTATTTGAGGATCGTAGAACTTGTCGTTGACCTGTCGCCATGCATGGTTGAATATATAGTCACGCTCTTCGGCCGGACGGTAGTTGAACTCGGCGGCGAAGGGGATTGACTTTGTTTTGGCATCCTTGACATTGACCTGAGTGAGTCCGCCTCTTGATATAAGATATGCTTTTTCTCCCTCTTTGTCGGTAAGTAACGGACCGTAGCCCACACCCTTTATGAGAAGCTTGGTCGAGTTCTCTTTAAGGTCATGCAGCCACAAGTCATATCCGCCTTCAAATGAGGTGCAGTAATATAGCTTGTCGCCTTTCTTGGAGAGCAGTGCGTCACCGAGGTTCGACGAATTGACAGTGAGGCGCATTATGCGGTCACGACGATTGTCGAGCTCCAGCTTGAGGGGCTTGACTTCGTCCTCTTTTTCGGCTTTGTCCTTCTTGCCTTTGCCTTTTTTATCTTTCTTGTCTTTCTTGTCGTCGTTTGCCGATGACTCCTTATCCTTTTTATCCTTTTCAGCTTCTTCGGCAAGTGCGAGCTCTTCCTTCGAGAGCTGGAACTTATCCCAGGCTTCGTCGTCGAAGAACATTATGTAGACATCGGAGTGCGCTCCCCAGCTGCCGTGGCTGCGGTAGCCGGCTCGGTCTGAATTCCATATCATGGCCTTGCCGTCAAGCACCCATTTGGGATTGGAGTCGGAGTAGCCGCTTTCGGTTAGATTTACCGTTTCACCGCTGCCGTCGGCCTTGATTAGGGCTATGTCCTTGTTGTTCCATCCGCCTATGCCTATGTATTCGGTCAGCAGCCAGCGGCTGTCGGGTGACCATGCAAATGTCTGGTCGCCGTCGGAGTAGGAGTAGTTATACTTGCCGTCCATGACTGTGCGCACCTCTTTGCTCTTCAGGTTGATTACGCGTATGGCCGAGCGGTCCTCAAGGAATGCTACCTCCTTGCCGTCGGGTGAATATAGCGGCTGGAACGATGTCTTGTCGCCTGTCACAA contains:
- a CDS encoding S41 family peptidase, whose amino-acid sequence is MKKLFLIAGAIAVAAVAEAAESPLWMRYPAISPDGKSIAFCYQGDIFTVPSTGGRATQLTTNPAYDTRPVWSPDGKSIAFASDREGSFDIYIMPREGGAPTRLTTHSASEMPETFLDNEHVLYTASIQPDVNDSQFPSKQFPQIYNVSTTGGRPKLYSSLAMENLSISPDGKQLLYNDMKGYEDTWRKHHTSSITRDIWLCTTDGNRSYRKLTDFNGEDRDPVWKADGSAYYYLSERDGNFNVYKSTIDGKNPVKITSHPKHPVRFLTASNDGKLCYGYDGEIYTVTEGSQPAKVNVAITSDLTEQKLVNQLISSGATDIAVSPSGKEVAFIVHGDVYVTSVEYRTTKQITDTPQQERNIDFSPDGRSLVYSAERGETWGIYESSIVRDDDKYFTYAQEIEEKPLVTGDKTSFQPLYSPDGKEVAFLEDRSAIRVINLKSKEVRTVMDGKYNYSYSDGDQTFAWSPDSRWLLTEYIGIGGWNNKDIALIKADGSGETVNLTESGYSDSNPKWVLDGKAMIWNSDRAGYRSHGSWGAHSDVYIMFFDDEAWDKFQLSKEELALAEEAEKDKKDKESSANDDKKDKKDKKGKGKKDKAEKEDEVKPLKLELDNRRDRIMRLTVNSSNLGDALLSKKGDKLYYCTSFEGGYDLWLHDLKENSTKLLIKGVGYGPLLTDKEGEKAYLISRGGLTQVNVKDAKTKSIPFAAEFNYRPAEERDYIFNHAWRQVNDKFYDPQIHGIDWASFREDYRKYLPYINNNYDFRDMLSEMLGELNGSHTGASYHAPTSAPATASLGAFYDENYDGDGLKIAQIIAQGPLTKADNKITEGCIIEKINGKTIERGKDYYPMLAGKAGKNVMLTVLDPSTGKRFEEKVKPISYGTQSDLLYKRWVEKNRKRVEQLSGGKVGYVHVKGMDSPSFRTVFSDLLGRYRNCDAVIVDTRHNGGGWLHDDLATLLNGKEYARYTPRNNYIGSDPFTKWLKPSCVLVCEDNYSNAHGFPWVYKTLGIGKLIGTPVPGTMTAVWWETQIDPSLVFGIPQVGCKDMDGNYLENHELQPDIKVYNTPEVQLQGGDTQLETAVKEMLNTI
- a CDS encoding L-threonylcarbamoyladenylate synthase, producing MTILPMYPTSINEKYMELVINTLRDGGIIIYPTDSLYAIGCNALNNQAIERICRIKGINPAKTNLSIICHDISQSAEYARIDNRAFRIMKDNLPGPFTFLLPASTTLPKVFKGRKTVGVRIPDNAIAREIAMRMDSPLLTTSIQWDTEDEAINPESIAMRYSDTVDIVIDGGEGGTEPSTVIDITDSSNPEIIRQGLGEIEL